One region of Blattabacterium cuenoti genomic DNA includes:
- a CDS encoding undecaprenyl-diphosphate phosphatase: protein MNYIQSILLGIIEGITELFPVSSTGHMILAAYVMGILENKITNLFIISVQFGAVFSVVFLYRKDFFFQKWNFYLKIFLASLPVCFFGFLLNRKNNLFLDNPLVVAISLFIGGFLILKTENLYEKKNYKKRNNITYFKAIIIGLFQCLALIPGVSRSATTIVACMLQNVNRKETIEFSFFLSVPVIIIATCKKLFDYYYFKVDYLFFDFYLFFKEIELLLLGNIAAFFTAIITIKCFITYLNNFKLFGYYRIFLGIFFIILHYFKPIVKY, encoded by the coding sequence ATGAATTATATTCAATCAATCCTATTAGGGATTATTGAAGGAATAACAGAATTATTTCCTGTTTCTTCCACAGGACATATGATTCTGGCAGCTTATGTTATGGGAATATTAGAAAATAAAATAACAAATTTATTTATTATTTCGGTTCAATTTGGAGCTGTTTTTTCGGTAGTATTCCTATATAGAAAAGATTTTTTTTTTCAAAAATGGAACTTTTATCTAAAAATTTTTTTAGCTAGTTTACCAGTGTGTTTTTTTGGTTTTTTATTAAATAGAAAAAACAATCTATTTTTAGATAATCCACTTGTAGTAGCTATATCTCTTTTTATAGGAGGTTTTTTAATTTTAAAAACAGAAAATTTATACGAAAAAAAAAATTATAAAAAAAGAAATAATATTACTTATTTTAAAGCTATTATTATTGGATTATTTCAATGTTTAGCTTTGATACCAGGAGTATCTAGAAGTGCTACTACTATTGTAGCTTGCATGCTACAAAATGTTAATAGAAAAGAAACTATTGAATTTTCTTTTTTTTTATCTGTTCCTGTTATTATAATTGCTACATGTAAAAAATTATTCGATTATTACTATTTTAAAGTAGATTACTTATTTTTTGATTTTTATCTTTTTTTTAAAGAAATAGAGTTATTATTATTGGGAAATATAGCAGCTTTCTTTACAGCTATAATAACTATAAAATGTTTCATTACATATTTAAATAATTTTAAATTATTTGGATACTATAGAATTTTTTTAGGAATTTTTTTTATTATTCTACATTATTTTAAACCAATTGTAAAGTATTGA
- the gyrB gene encoding DNA topoisomerase (ATP-hydrolyzing) subunit B, giving the protein MNNTEYTADSIQSLEGIEHIRLRPSMYIGDVGVRGLHHLVYEVIDNSVDEALAGYCNKIWVTIHKNGFITVLDNGRGIPVEIHKKEGISALEVVMTKIGAGGKFDKNSYKVSGGLHGVGISCVNALSKKLIVTIYRNGKIYEQEYLKGKAIYSVKCLEETNMQGTKISYIADNSIFNSITYNYEILANRLKELSFLNKGLHLFLIDERNNIKEDFFSENGLKEYITILDKNQESLNKNVIFIEGEKENTIVEVAMQYNTSFKEKIYSYVNNINTSEGGTHISGFRRALTRTLKKYTEGYGILSNKDKVLELTGDDFREGITVIISVRVINPQFEGQTKTKLSNHEVGGIVDKIVGEMLTIYLEEHPIERKKIIDKVILAAKARQAAKKARELIQKKNPIINSILPGKLADCSFNNPENCEIYLVEGDSAGGTAKQGRDRNFQAILPLRGKILNVEKAMQYKIFENEEIKNIFTSLGVSIGTEEDQKVLNIKKLRYNKIIIMTDADTDGSHISTLILTLFFRYMKPLIEKGHIYIATPPLYLIQKGNHYQYAWNDKERENILNKLGSKKYVNIQRYKGLGEMNAEQLWETTMNPKKRTLRKVNIENYYDADKIFSILMGYEVPPRRDFIEKNAIYAKINV; this is encoded by the coding sequence ATGAATAATACAGAATATACAGCAGATAGTATTCAATCTTTAGAAGGGATTGAACATATAAGATTAAGACCTTCTATGTACATAGGTGATGTAGGAGTTAGAGGATTACATCATTTAGTATACGAAGTAATAGATAATTCGGTAGATGAAGCTTTAGCAGGTTATTGTAATAAAATATGGGTTACAATTCATAAAAATGGATTTATAACTGTTCTTGATAATGGTCGTGGAATTCCAGTAGAAATTCATAAAAAAGAAGGAATATCTGCACTTGAAGTAGTTATGACTAAAATTGGAGCTGGAGGAAAATTTGATAAAAATTCTTATAAAGTTTCTGGAGGATTACATGGTGTAGGTATTTCTTGTGTTAATGCTTTATCTAAAAAACTTATAGTTACTATTTATCGTAATGGAAAAATTTATGAACAAGAATATTTAAAAGGAAAAGCTATTTATTCGGTAAAGTGTTTAGAAGAAACTAATATGCAAGGAACAAAAATTAGTTATATAGCAGATAATTCTATTTTTAATTCTATTACATATAATTATGAAATATTAGCCAATAGATTGAAAGAACTATCTTTTTTAAATAAAGGATTACATTTATTTTTAATAGATGAAAGAAATAATATAAAAGAAGATTTTTTTTCTGAAAATGGATTAAAAGAATATATTACTATTTTAGATAAAAATCAAGAATCTTTAAATAAAAATGTCATTTTTATTGAAGGAGAAAAAGAAAATACTATTGTAGAAGTTGCAATGCAGTATAATACTTCTTTTAAAGAAAAAATTTATTCTTATGTTAACAATATTAATACTTCTGAAGGAGGAACTCACATTTCTGGATTTAGAAGAGCATTAACCAGAACATTAAAAAAATATACAGAAGGATATGGAATATTATCAAATAAAGATAAAGTGTTGGAGTTAACAGGAGATGATTTTAGAGAAGGAATTACAGTCATTATATCTGTTAGAGTAATAAATCCTCAATTTGAAGGACAAACTAAAACAAAACTAAGTAATCACGAAGTTGGTGGTATTGTAGATAAAATTGTGGGAGAAATGTTAACTATATATTTAGAAGAACATCCTATTGAAAGAAAAAAAATCATTGATAAAGTAATTTTAGCTGCTAAAGCCCGTCAAGCTGCTAAAAAAGCTCGTGAATTAATACAAAAAAAGAATCCTATTATAAATAGTATTTTACCTGGAAAATTAGCAGATTGTTCTTTCAACAATCCAGAAAATTGTGAAATTTACTTAGTAGAAGGTGATTCTGCTGGTGGGACAGCCAAACAAGGTAGAGATAGAAATTTTCAAGCTATTTTACCTTTACGAGGAAAAATATTAAATGTAGAAAAGGCTATGCAATATAAAATATTTGAAAATGAGGAAATAAAAAATATATTTACTTCTTTAGGTGTTTCTATTGGAACAGAAGAAGATCAAAAAGTTTTAAATATAAAAAAACTTAGATACAATAAAATTATTATTATGACAGATGCGGATACAGATGGTAGTCATATTTCTACTTTAATTTTAACATTGTTTTTCCGTTATATGAAACCATTAATAGAAAAAGGTCATATTTATATTGCTACGCCTCCACTTTATTTAATTCAAAAAGGGAATCATTATCAATACGCTTGGAATGATAAAGAAAGAGAAAATATTCTAAATAAATTAGGAAGTAAAAAATATGTAAATATACAACGTTATAAAGGATTAGGAGAAATGAATGCAGAACAACTTTGGGAAACAACTATGAACCCAAAAAAAAGAACACTACGAAAGGTAAATATAGAAAATTATTATGATGCAGATAAAATATTTTCAATTCTTATGGGATATGAAGTTCCTCCAAGAAGAGATTTTATAGAAAAAAATGCTATATATGCAAAAATTAATGTTTAG
- the truB gene encoding tRNA pseudouridine(55) synthase TruB, whose product MIQNLSEFKNGKILLIDKPWGWTSFEIVKKIKKYFLSKKEIFKIGHTGTLDPLATGLLIVLTGEYTKKVSYIQNYKKYYTGIIKLGCETLSFDSETEEHNFSSISHITSKLIKKTAKKFIGEINQFPPSFSALKIKGKRFYEYARNGEKIENIKYRRVKIYQFHILKIGIPYIKFFIKCGKGTYIRSIAKDFGKKIQSGAYLLSLRRERIGNFYMNNNYSIKLDISKEFPCYLSNFI is encoded by the coding sequence TTGATTCAAAATTTATCAGAATTTAAGAATGGAAAAATTTTGTTAATAGATAAACCATGGGGATGGACTTCTTTTGAAATCGTAAAAAAGATTAAAAAATACTTTCTATCAAAAAAAGAAATTTTTAAAATAGGACATACAGGAACTTTAGATCCTCTTGCTACAGGTTTATTAATTGTTCTCACAGGAGAATATACTAAAAAAGTTAGTTATATTCAAAATTATAAAAAATATTATACAGGTATTATTAAATTAGGTTGTGAAACATTATCTTTCGATTCAGAAACAGAAGAACATAATTTTTCTTCTATATCCCATATTACTTCTAAACTTATTAAAAAAACAGCTAAAAAATTTATAGGAGAAATCAATCAATTTCCTCCATCTTTTTCTGCTTTAAAAATAAAAGGTAAAAGATTTTATGAATATGCTAGAAACGGAGAAAAAATAGAAAATATAAAATATAGACGTGTAAAAATCTACCAATTTCATATCCTAAAAATAGGTATTCCCTATATAAAATTTTTTATAAAATGTGGAAAAGGTACTTATATTAGATCTATAGCTAAAGATTTTGGAAAAAAAATTCAAAGCGGAGCTTATCTCCTTTCTTTAAGAAGAGAACGTATAGGAAATTTTTATATGAATAATAATTATTCTATAAAATTAGATATATCAAAAGAATTTCCATGTTATTTATCCAATTTCATTTGA